A section of the Streptomyces sp. SCL15-4 genome encodes:
- a CDS encoding flavin reductase family protein, translating into MMAGSLSENLQILSASITWGTLGDPSPNRRLAGLSCVTCLYGPKGQGLLGESTTAAVQDPVTSGAFRSVLGRFCSGVTVVTAMGPTGPAGFTCQAFSSLSLDPPRVILCVSRASTSWPVIRSSAAFCVNVLAEEQRSLCERFARSGGEKFDGVAWTASPDGAPRLKGATAWIDCRVHTEHDGGDHLVVIGDVRRLEAPADTPQPLLYYRGRYARLADAC; encoded by the coding sequence ATGATGGCAGGATCTTTATCAGAAAACCTACAGATCTTGTCGGCTTCAATCACCTGGGGCACACTTGGGGACCCATCGCCGAACCGGCGCCTGGCGGGCTTGTCCTGTGTGACCTGCCTGTACGGGCCGAAAGGACAGGGCTTGTTAGGCGAGAGCACCACCGCAGCAGTCCAGGACCCCGTGACCTCAGGTGCGTTCCGCTCTGTGCTGGGGCGCTTCTGTTCCGGCGTCACCGTCGTCACCGCCATGGGACCCACGGGCCCCGCCGGATTCACCTGCCAGGCGTTCTCGTCGCTCTCCCTCGACCCGCCGCGCGTCATCCTCTGCGTCAGCCGTGCCTCGACCAGCTGGCCGGTGATCAGGAGCAGCGCGGCCTTCTGCGTCAACGTGCTGGCGGAGGAGCAGCGTTCGCTGTGCGAGCGGTTCGCGCGCTCCGGCGGTGAGAAGTTCGACGGCGTGGCCTGGACCGCGTCACCGGACGGCGCGCCCCGCCTGAAGGGCGCGACGGCGTGGATCGACTGCCGTGTGCACACCGAGCACGACGGAGGCGATCACCTCGTGGTGATCGGTGATGTGCGCCGGCTCGAGGCACCGGCCGACACGCCGCAGCCCCTGTTGTACTACCGCGGCCGGTACGCGCGC
- a CDS encoding Lrp/AsnC family transcriptional regulator: protein MPDAAVLGTHITLRPFRTEADWHAPVLTAEEEKRLRASLVRPLPGPARRHDLTPTERRVAEVLTRNARISLTDLGKELGFSTATAGRRVASLLERRVLRLRTAADPAVLGRPVTARVRLKVHPAGLETVGTALSACEDVRFCAAVTGRHNILADVCAEDESGLYGFVVGTLGALPHILDCDTEILTHVSAHGSAASDQPG, encoded by the coding sequence ATGCCCGACGCCGCGGTGCTCGGGACACACATCACCCTGCGCCCGTTTCGCACCGAGGCCGACTGGCACGCCCCCGTCCTGACCGCAGAGGAGGAGAAGCGCTTGCGGGCAAGCCTGGTCCGGCCCCTGCCCGGACCCGCACGCCGGCACGACCTCACGCCGACCGAACGGCGGGTGGCCGAGGTCCTGACGAGGAACGCCCGTATCAGCCTCACCGACCTCGGCAAAGAGCTGGGGTTCTCCACCGCCACGGCGGGACGGCGGGTGGCCTCCCTGCTGGAGCGCCGGGTGCTGCGCCTGCGTACCGCCGCCGATCCGGCCGTCCTGGGCCGTCCCGTGACGGCACGCGTGCGGCTGAAGGTCCACCCGGCGGGTCTCGAGACCGTCGGCACCGCCCTGTCCGCCTGCGAGGACGTGCGCTTCTGCGCGGCGGTGACAGGGCGTCACAACATCCTCGCGGACGTGTGTGCCGAGGACGAGAGCGGCCTCTACGGCTTCGTCGTCGGCACGCTCGGAGCACTACCGCACATCCTCGACTGCGACACGGAGATCCTCACGCACGTCTCCGCACACGGCTCCGCCGCGAGCGACCAGCCCGGATGA
- a CDS encoding CTP synthase — protein MPPKSTTTKHIFVTGGVASSLGKGLTASSLGMLLKARGLRVVMQKLDPYLNVDPGTMNPFQHGEVFVTNDGAETDLDIGHYERFLDRDLDGSANVTTGQVYSTVIAKERRGEYLGDTVQVIPHITNEIKHRIRRMATDEVDVVITEVGGTVGDIESLPFLETVRQVRHEVGRDNVFVVHISLLPYIGPSGELKTKPTQHSVAALRNIGIQPDAIVLRCDREVPTAIKRKISLMCDVDEAAVVACPDARSIYDIPKVVHTEGLDAYVVRKLDLPFRDVDWSTWDDLLDRVHNPAHEVTLALVGKYIDLPDAYLSVTEALRAGGFANRARVKIKWVTSDDCKTPAGAQAQLADVDGICIPGGFGERGVNGKVGAIRYARENGIPLLGLCLGLQCIVVEAARNLAGIPDANSTEFDPGTAHPVISTMAEQMDIVAGEGDLGGTMRLGMYPAKLAEGSIVREVYDGKEYVEERHRHRYEVNNAYRAELEKKAGIVFSGTSPDGKLVEYVEYPRGVHPYLVATQAHPELRSRPTRPHPLFAGLVKAAVEHHTGRGSR, from the coding sequence ATGCCGCCCAAATCCACGACGACCAAGCACATCTTCGTCACCGGGGGTGTCGCCTCCTCGCTCGGCAAGGGTCTGACGGCCTCCAGTCTGGGCATGCTGCTCAAGGCCCGCGGTCTGCGTGTCGTGATGCAGAAGCTCGACCCGTATCTGAACGTCGACCCGGGCACGATGAACCCCTTCCAGCACGGTGAGGTGTTCGTCACCAACGACGGTGCGGAGACCGACCTGGACATCGGTCACTACGAGCGTTTCCTGGACCGTGATCTGGACGGTTCGGCCAACGTGACCACCGGCCAGGTGTACTCCACCGTGATCGCCAAGGAGCGGCGCGGGGAGTATCTGGGTGACACGGTGCAGGTCATCCCGCACATCACCAACGAGATCAAGCACCGTATCCGGCGTATGGCCACCGACGAGGTCGACGTGGTGATCACCGAGGTCGGGGGCACGGTCGGTGACATCGAGTCGCTGCCGTTTCTGGAGACCGTGCGCCAGGTGCGTCACGAGGTGGGCCGGGACAACGTGTTCGTGGTGCACATCTCGCTGCTGCCCTACATCGGCCCGTCCGGTGAGCTGAAGACCAAGCCGACCCAGCACTCGGTGGCGGCGCTGCGCAACATCGGCATCCAGCCCGACGCGATCGTGCTGCGCTGCGACCGTGAGGTGCCCACCGCGATCAAGCGGAAGATCTCGCTGATGTGCGACGTGGACGAGGCCGCGGTGGTGGCCTGTCCCGACGCCCGCTCGATCTACGACATTCCCAAGGTCGTGCACACCGAGGGCCTGGACGCCTATGTGGTGCGCAAGCTGGACCTGCCGTTCCGGGACGTGGACTGGAGCACCTGGGACGACCTGCTCGACCGTGTCCACAATCCCGCGCACGAGGTCACCCTGGCGCTGGTGGGCAAGTACATCGACCTGCCTGATGCGTATCTGTCGGTCACCGAGGCGCTGCGCGCGGGCGGGTTCGCCAACCGTGCCCGGGTGAAGATCAAGTGGGTGACCTCCGACGACTGCAAGACCCCGGCCGGTGCCCAGGCCCAGCTCGCGGACGTGGACGGCATCTGCATCCCCGGCGGGTTCGGCGAGCGCGGTGTCAACGGCAAGGTCGGCGCGATCCGCTATGCCCGGGAGAACGGGATCCCGTTGCTGGGGCTGTGCCTGGGCCTGCAGTGCATCGTCGTGGAGGCCGCGCGGAACCTGGCCGGCATCCCGGACGCCAACTCCACCGAGTTCGACCCGGGCACCGCTCACCCGGTGATCTCCACCATGGCCGAGCAGATGGACATCGTGGCGGGCGAGGGCGACCTGGGCGGCACGATGCGGCTGGGCATGTATCCGGCGAAGCTCGCCGAGGGCTCCATCGTCCGTGAGGTCTACGACGGCAAGGAGTACGTCGAGGAGCGCCACCGCCACCGCTACGAGGTCAACAACGCCTACCGCGCGGAACTGGAGAAGAAGGCCGGCATCGTCTTCTCCGGCACCTCTCCCGACGGCAAGCTCGTGGAATACGTGGAGTACCCGCGCGGCGTCCACCCCTACCTCGTCGCCACCCAGGCCCACCCCGAGCTGCGCTCCCGGCCCACCCGCCCGCACCCGCTCTTCGCCGGCCTCGTCAAGGCCGCCGTCGAACACCACACCGGCCGCGGGTCCCGCTGA
- a CDS encoding helix-turn-helix domain-containing protein, which produces MDDTQTGRPRGRRREADRNDARLLRAAREVFAELGWDAPVSEIARRAGVGMGSLYRRYPSKDLLAQRMRIVGMEQLIAQARAALAEEPDPWAAFTRFLRDALSSQGASGPLLPLVGGRLPATDEIAAAAARLRTALDDLVDGAHRAGVLRADFGSADIPLLLEHLTARMPVTDERATALHLRYLDLVLAGLRTPVTGGPTALHGPAPDWAELRELWNAREDPSPEG; this is translated from the coding sequence ATGGATGACACGCAGACCGGCAGGCCGCGCGGCCGCCGGCGGGAGGCGGACCGCAACGACGCCCGTCTCCTGCGGGCCGCGCGCGAGGTCTTCGCCGAACTCGGCTGGGACGCCCCCGTCTCGGAGATCGCCCGGCGGGCCGGTGTCGGCATGGGCAGTCTCTACCGCCGTTATCCCAGCAAGGACCTGCTGGCCCAGCGGATGCGCATCGTCGGGATGGAGCAGCTGATCGCCCAGGCGCGCGCGGCTCTCGCCGAGGAGCCCGACCCCTGGGCGGCCTTCACCCGGTTCCTGCGGGACGCGCTCTCGTCCCAGGGCGCGAGCGGTCCGCTGCTCCCCCTGGTCGGCGGACGGCTGCCGGCCACGGACGAGATCGCGGCCGCCGCGGCCCGGCTGCGGACCGCGCTCGACGACCTGGTGGACGGCGCCCACCGCGCAGGCGTGCTGCGCGCCGACTTCGGCTCCGCCGACATCCCCCTGCTGCTCGAACACCTCACCGCGCGGATGCCCGTCACCGACGAGCGCGCCACCGCGCTCCACCTGCGGTACCTGGACCTGGTCCTCGCCGGACTGCGCACCCCGGTCACCGGCGGGCCCACCGCGCTGCACGGCCCGGCACCGGACTGGGCGGAACTCCGCGAGCTGTGGAACGCCCGCGAGGACCCTTCGCCCGAGGGCTGA
- a CDS encoding SDR family oxidoreductase encodes MHATTKPTALVTGGSRGIGAATSRELAARGYRVAVNYFSNRAAAQEVVGLIEADGGEAFAVRADVYDPGQAAGLLERSAADGRLDVLVCNAGARFTPTPVRALAWDDFRTKVTDELASVYTLTQRALALMGHRGQGRIVYVSSAVADGPPAPGMAAHGTAKAALNTFARFVAHEAGPLGITVNVVAPGYVRTESSAGMPPEFRRRLAENTPLGRVAEPDDVARAIAMLVGEDAGFVTGEVLTVDGGHGVARR; translated from the coding sequence ATGCACGCCACGACCAAGCCCACGGCCCTGGTGACCGGCGGCAGCCGGGGAATCGGCGCGGCAACCTCGCGGGAACTCGCGGCCCGTGGCTACCGCGTAGCCGTCAACTACTTCTCGAACCGTGCGGCGGCCCAGGAGGTGGTCGGGCTCATCGAGGCCGACGGCGGCGAGGCCTTCGCGGTCCGGGCCGATGTGTACGACCCCGGCCAGGCGGCCGGGCTGCTGGAACGCTCGGCGGCCGACGGGCGCCTGGACGTCCTGGTGTGCAACGCCGGCGCCCGCTTCACCCCCACTCCGGTGCGCGCCCTCGCCTGGGACGACTTCAGGACGAAGGTGACGGACGAGCTGGCGTCCGTCTACACCCTCACCCAGCGCGCGCTGGCGCTCATGGGCCACCGGGGACAGGGCCGGATCGTGTACGTCTCCAGCGCGGTGGCCGACGGCCCGCCCGCCCCGGGCATGGCCGCCCACGGCACCGCCAAGGCCGCCCTGAACACCTTCGCCCGCTTCGTCGCCCACGAGGCCGGTCCGCTCGGCATCACCGTCAACGTCGTGGCGCCGGGCTACGTCCGCACGGAGAGCAGCGCGGGCATGCCGCCGGAGTTCCGGCGGCGGCTGGCGGAGAACACGCCCCTCGGACGGGTCGCGGAACCGGACGACGTGGCCCGGGCGATCGCCATGCTCGTCGGCGAGGACGCGGGCTTCGTCACCGGCGAGGTGCTCACCGTCGACGGCGGGCACGGGGTGGCCCGCCGGTAG
- a CDS encoding NADP-dependent oxidoreductase yields MSEAVVARAYGGPEVLSVVDVAVPEPGPGQVRIEVRAVGVNPVDHKLYSGAFGTDPANLPMRLGAEAAGVVTAVGAGATGPAGRIEVGDEVIAYRAPGAYAAAFLAPASSVVPKPAGLSWEEAGGLMVAGATATHVLEATGVREHDTVLVHGAAGGVGLMAVQLAVERGATVLGTASPAKHDLLRDLGAIPVAYGPGLADRVRAAAPDGVHAAADLVGTDEAVDVSVELVADRSRVATIAAFERGVRAGIRLLGGGPGADPGTDIRAAARLPLAEAAGAGRLRVLIAGSHPLREAAAAHRRIMTGHTTGKIVLVP; encoded by the coding sequence ATGAGCGAAGCAGTGGTAGCGCGTGCCTATGGCGGTCCCGAAGTGCTGTCGGTGGTCGATGTCGCCGTACCGGAGCCCGGGCCGGGCCAGGTGCGCATCGAGGTCCGTGCCGTCGGTGTCAACCCGGTCGATCACAAGCTGTACAGCGGCGCCTTCGGCACCGATCCGGCGAACCTGCCGATGCGGCTCGGCGCCGAGGCGGCCGGTGTGGTGACCGCGGTGGGCGCCGGCGCGACCGGTCCCGCCGGCCGGATCGAGGTCGGCGACGAGGTGATCGCCTATCGGGCGCCCGGCGCGTACGCCGCCGCGTTCCTCGCCCCGGCTTCGTCCGTGGTGCCCAAACCGGCCGGTCTCTCCTGGGAGGAGGCCGGCGGTCTGATGGTCGCCGGCGCGACGGCGACGCATGTGCTCGAGGCGACCGGCGTGCGCGAGCACGACACGGTGCTGGTCCACGGCGCCGCGGGAGGCGTCGGCCTGATGGCCGTGCAACTGGCCGTCGAACGGGGCGCCACGGTGCTGGGGACGGCGAGCCCGGCCAAGCACGACCTGCTGCGCGACCTCGGCGCGATTCCGGTCGCGTACGGGCCGGGCCTGGCCGACCGGGTACGCGCGGCAGCGCCGGACGGCGTCCACGCGGCGGCCGACCTGGTCGGCACCGACGAGGCGGTGGACGTCTCGGTGGAACTCGTGGCGGACCGGTCCCGCGTCGCGACCATCGCGGCGTTCGAACGCGGGGTCCGGGCCGGCATCAGGCTCCTGGGCGGTGGGCCCGGCGCGGACCCCGGCACGGACATCCGCGCCGCCGCGCGCCTGCCGCTCGCCGAAGCCGCCGGAGCCGGACGGCTGCGCGTCCTGATCGCCGGCAGCCACCCGCTCCGCGAAGCCGCCGCCGCCCACCGGCGGATCATGACCGGTCACACGACAGGCAAGATCGTCCTCGTCCCGTGA
- a CDS encoding helix-turn-helix domain-containing protein, producing MHQASRTPTALRPGPAVVPPPRPPRTRSLIDADAVGVLHRAARALLDDLAGLTDRLLMVLREQEPAYRSALRTDSHGTWQEAHRSLRHSVTSLIDPRGTRDAARQCSWRIGAARAEQGLPLDALLHAFRLGGSMVWQALVEETARTAPEDVRLLVHVAADVWNFVDEHCTLVADAYRQAERRMTWQRENRVRLLAAALLDGTSRIADLPEAAEALRLPEQGRYVVVAVAGGRPPGSAGPRAALPQRSPRVHWHTGVDVDYGILLTEDGGLPDPVAPPVPGARVGMGNAVDGLAAVGDARAQADLALGLCPAEGGTVRLADQLPAAMVVSAPELAACLTERVLGPLARLEPADADVLVETLATWLACDGSAQRAGERLYCHRNTVLNRLRRYEQLTGRSLSRPSDVVEISLALAARRLPPR from the coding sequence ATGCACCAGGCTTCGAGGACACCGACGGCGCTCCGCCCCGGCCCGGCGGTCGTACCCCCGCCCCGGCCGCCACGGACGCGCTCACTGATCGACGCCGACGCGGTCGGTGTGCTGCACCGCGCGGCCCGGGCGCTCCTGGACGATCTGGCGGGTCTCACCGACCGCCTGCTCATGGTGCTCCGGGAACAGGAACCGGCGTATCGGTCGGCGCTCCGGACCGACTCCCACGGCACCTGGCAGGAGGCGCACCGCTCGCTGCGGCACAGCGTGACGTCGCTGATCGACCCGCGTGGCACCCGGGACGCGGCCCGGCAGTGCTCCTGGCGGATCGGTGCCGCCCGTGCCGAACAGGGCCTGCCCCTGGACGCGTTGCTGCACGCCTTCAGGCTCGGCGGGTCGATGGTGTGGCAGGCGTTGGTGGAGGAGACCGCCCGCACGGCACCGGAGGACGTCCGGCTGCTCGTGCACGTGGCGGCCGATGTGTGGAACTTCGTCGACGAACACTGCACCCTCGTGGCCGACGCCTACCGGCAGGCGGAGAGACGGATGACGTGGCAGCGCGAGAACCGGGTCAGGCTGCTGGCCGCCGCGCTGCTGGACGGCACCAGCCGCATCGCCGACCTGCCGGAGGCGGCCGAGGCACTGCGACTGCCCGAGCAGGGGCGCTACGTGGTGGTCGCGGTCGCCGGCGGGCGGCCTCCCGGCTCGGCCGGCCCGCGCGCCGCGCTGCCGCAGCGGTCACCGCGGGTCCACTGGCACACCGGTGTCGACGTGGACTACGGCATCCTGCTCACCGAGGACGGCGGACTCCCCGATCCGGTGGCGCCGCCCGTGCCGGGCGCCCGGGTCGGCATGGGCAACGCGGTCGACGGTCTCGCGGCCGTCGGCGACGCCCGGGCCCAGGCCGACCTGGCGCTGGGCCTGTGTCCCGCCGAGGGCGGCACCGTCCGGCTGGCGGACCAACTGCCGGCCGCGATGGTGGTGTCGGCGCCGGAACTCGCCGCGTGCCTCACCGAGCGGGTCCTCGGGCCGCTGGCCCGACTCGAACCGGCCGACGCGGACGTGCTGGTGGAGACCCTGGCCACCTGGCTGGCCTGCGACGGCTCGGCGCAGCGGGCCGGGGAACGCCTCTACTGCCATCGCAACACCGTCCTCAACCGGCTGCGCCGCTACGAACAGCTCACCGGGCGCTCGCTGTCCCGGCCGTCCGACGTGGTGGAGATCAGCCTCGCCCTCGCCGCGCGCCGGCTCCCCCCGCGCTGA
- a CDS encoding ABC transporter ATP-binding protein: MPAPLLDDRPALTVEHLDVAYGRAVSALRAVSLTVPPGEVVALLGANGAGKSTLLRAVSGTLRLHRGAVTAGRIAYGDTVLDGRDPVTAVRAGVVQVPEGRRVFANLTVDENLRSGGLGPGRRTPDRRRQARERVFALFPRLAERRRQAAGLLSGGEQQMLAMGRALMAAPRLLLLDEPSLGLAPLMVERITEVIREINHQGTGVLLVEQNAGMALSLAGHAHVLDVGEVRLSGPAAELARTDAVRRLYLGEEADTSGQGAA, translated from the coding sequence ATGCCCGCACCACTCTTGGACGACCGGCCGGCTCTGACCGTGGAGCACCTTGACGTGGCCTACGGACGCGCCGTGTCGGCCCTGCGCGCCGTGTCCCTGACCGTGCCGCCCGGCGAGGTGGTGGCCCTGCTCGGCGCCAACGGAGCCGGCAAGTCGACCCTGCTGCGGGCGGTGTCCGGCACCCTGCGGCTGCACCGGGGTGCCGTCACCGCGGGCCGCATCGCCTACGGGGACACCGTCCTGGACGGCCGCGACCCGGTCACGGCGGTCCGCGCCGGTGTCGTGCAAGTCCCGGAGGGAAGGCGGGTGTTCGCGAATCTCACGGTGGACGAGAATCTGCGCAGCGGTGGTCTGGGCCCCGGCCGGCGCACTCCGGACCGGCGACGGCAGGCGAGGGAGCGGGTGTTCGCACTCTTTCCCCGGCTGGCCGAACGCCGTCGGCAGGCGGCCGGGCTGCTCTCCGGCGGCGAGCAGCAGATGCTCGCCATGGGCCGCGCCCTGATGGCCGCGCCGCGCCTGCTCCTGCTCGACGAACCCTCCCTCGGGCTCGCCCCGTTGATGGTCGAGCGGATCACCGAGGTGATCCGGGAGATCAACCACCAGGGCACCGGCGTGCTGCTGGTCGAGCAGAACGCCGGGATGGCCCTGTCGCTGGCCGGCCACGCGCATGTCCTCGACGTCGGCGAAGTACGGCTGTCCGGCCCGGCCGCCGAACTGGCCCGCACCGACGCGGTCCGCCGCCTCTATCTGGGCGAGGAAGCCGACACGTCCGGGCAGGGGGCCGCGTGA
- a CDS encoding ABC transporter ATP-binding protein, whose translation MNTHRIPPDAEGTPPLAPRTAPATHGTAPTGQGVPPLHVHGVTVRFAGLTALDGVSLTVAPGTVHALIGPNGAGKSTFFNVLSGLCRPSCGTVRLGDTDLTRLAPHRIAALGVARTFQNIVTTEGTVADNLMVGRHALTRAGFAAGALRLPHAVREQREHLEKVREIAELTGLGPHFDRPVALLPYGDRKRVELARALCLEPRVLLLDEPVAGMNAGERARTAEVVTEVRARLGLSVLLVEHDMGLVMRLADEVTVLDFGRLVAQGTPDEVRAHPEVLRAYLGTASDREDAA comes from the coding sequence GTGAACACTCACCGGATCCCGCCGGACGCCGAAGGCACCCCACCGCTCGCTCCCCGCACCGCGCCGGCCACCCACGGCACGGCGCCGACCGGCCAAGGCGTCCCGCCCCTCCACGTCCACGGCGTCACCGTCCGCTTCGCCGGCCTCACCGCCCTGGACGGCGTCTCCCTCACCGTCGCCCCCGGCACCGTGCACGCCCTCATCGGGCCCAACGGTGCCGGGAAGTCCACCTTCTTCAACGTCCTGTCCGGGCTCTGCCGGCCCTCCTGCGGCACCGTCCGCCTCGGCGACACCGACCTCACCCGGCTCGCCCCGCACCGCATCGCGGCCCTGGGAGTGGCCCGCACCTTCCAGAACATCGTGACCACCGAGGGCACCGTCGCCGACAACCTGATGGTCGGCCGCCACGCGCTGACCCGCGCCGGATTCGCCGCCGGGGCGCTGCGCCTGCCGCACGCCGTACGCGAGCAGCGCGAACACCTGGAGAAGGTCCGGGAGATCGCCGAACTCACCGGTCTCGGGCCCCACTTCGACCGGCCGGTGGCGCTGCTGCCGTACGGTGACCGCAAGCGCGTCGAACTCGCCCGCGCGCTCTGCCTGGAGCCCCGGGTGCTGCTGCTGGACGAACCGGTGGCCGGCATGAACGCGGGGGAGCGGGCCCGGACCGCCGAGGTCGTCACCGAGGTCCGCGCCCGGCTCGGCCTGTCCGTACTCCTGGTCGAACACGACATGGGCCTGGTGATGCGCCTCGCCGACGAGGTCACCGTGCTCGACTTCGGCCGTCTCGTCGCCCAGGGCACGCCCGACGAGGTCCGCGCCCACCCGGAGGTGCTGCGCGCCTACCTCGGCACCGCGAGCGACCGGGAGGACGCCGCGTGA
- a CDS encoding branched-chain amino acid ABC transporter permease: MNAFLTSLLNGLSLGAVHALVALGFVVIFKASGVLNFSHGSLLLLGGYLTAVWHTHLGFAAALAAAAAVTAAVAGAVDRLLLQRGGAGPHAAHAQTIVTIGVDVLLLTDLSRRIGGDLLPLGDPWADSVTRIGPVTVADSRLAAIVVSCLVIGAVFAAFRYSAWGLSLRAAAEDAEAAALMGIRLSRVRTGAWCLAGALAASAAVFLAAFPAPGLERTTGQVALAAFPAAILGGLASPAGALAGSLLIGLTEAFAAGYQSELRVLGDGFGDVAPYAVMVVVLIVRPEGLFGAKGAARV; the protein is encoded by the coding sequence GTGAACGCCTTCCTCACCAGCCTCCTCAACGGTCTGTCCCTGGGCGCCGTACACGCCCTGGTCGCGCTCGGCTTCGTCGTCATCTTCAAAGCCTCCGGCGTGCTCAACTTCTCCCACGGCTCCCTGCTGCTGCTCGGCGGGTACCTCACCGCCGTCTGGCACACCCACCTCGGCTTCGCCGCCGCCCTCGCCGCGGCGGCGGCGGTCACCGCGGCGGTCGCGGGAGCCGTCGACCGGCTCCTGCTCCAGCGCGGCGGCGCCGGCCCGCACGCCGCCCATGCGCAGACCATCGTGACCATCGGCGTGGACGTGCTGCTGCTCACCGACCTGTCCCGCCGGATCGGCGGCGACCTGCTGCCGCTCGGCGACCCCTGGGCCGACTCGGTCACCCGGATCGGCCCGGTCACCGTCGCCGACAGCAGGCTCGCCGCGATCGTGGTCTCCTGCCTGGTCATCGGCGCCGTCTTCGCCGCCTTCCGGTACAGCGCCTGGGGGCTGTCCCTGCGCGCCGCCGCCGAGGACGCCGAAGCGGCCGCCCTGATGGGCATCCGGCTCTCCCGGGTGCGCACCGGCGCCTGGTGCCTCGCGGGCGCCCTGGCCGCGTCGGCCGCCGTGTTCCTCGCCGCGTTCCCCGCCCCCGGCCTGGAGCGCACCACCGGCCAGGTGGCGCTGGCCGCGTTCCCCGCCGCGATCCTCGGCGGTCTCGCCTCACCCGCCGGCGCCCTCGCCGGCAGCCTCCTGATCGGGCTCACCGAGGCGTTCGCCGCCGGCTACCAGTCCGAACTGCGCGTGCTCGGCGACGGGTTCGGCGACGTGGCGCCGTACGCGGTGATGGTCGTCGTCCTGATCGTCCGGCCAGAGGGACTCTTCGGCGCGAAGGGTGCCGCCCGTGTCTGA
- a CDS encoding branched-chain amino acid ABC transporter permease: MSDLPARRARRPLTLLLAALLCAPPFYLDVFWLRVGLFAMAAAIGAVGLGLLAGTAGQLSLGHSFFLAIGAYGYTWLAGEEPGAGLPTAVALVASVLLAGLAGGLFSPVAGRVRGVYLGVATLALVFLGHHILVSAEPVTGGFNGLSVPPLSVGSFAFGASESELVVLCVPFGAEERLWYLSLALFAFTWFTARGLLRSRAGRALKALRDSETAAAVMGIPVARYRAGAFVMSSMYAGLAGALLALAFRRVVPDYFGPALSVDYLAMIVVGGLGSVAGATAGAVLVTALPLLMTRYADRLPLVATPGSADGGLGPTEASRYLYGAAIVLILLFAPDGLSGLPRRLRARVRSRHRPAAGPTSTATAVRTKEPTP, encoded by the coding sequence GTGTCTGATCTCCCCGCGCGCCGCGCCCGCCGGCCCCTCACGCTCCTCCTGGCGGCCCTGCTGTGCGCGCCGCCGTTCTACCTCGACGTGTTCTGGCTGCGCGTGGGCCTGTTCGCGATGGCAGCCGCGATCGGCGCCGTCGGACTGGGCCTGCTCGCCGGCACCGCCGGCCAACTCTCCCTCGGCCACTCCTTCTTCCTCGCGATCGGCGCGTACGGCTACACCTGGCTGGCCGGCGAGGAACCGGGCGCCGGACTGCCCACCGCCGTCGCCCTGGTCGCGTCGGTCCTGCTGGCCGGACTGGCCGGCGGACTGTTCAGCCCGGTCGCCGGCCGGGTGCGCGGCGTCTACCTGGGCGTCGCCACGCTCGCCCTGGTCTTCCTCGGCCACCACATCCTGGTCAGCGCCGAACCGGTCACCGGAGGCTTCAACGGCCTCTCCGTACCGCCGCTTTCGGTCGGGTCCTTCGCCTTCGGCGCGAGCGAGTCCGAACTCGTCGTCCTGTGCGTGCCGTTCGGCGCCGAAGAACGCCTGTGGTACCTGAGCCTGGCCCTGTTCGCGTTCACCTGGTTCACCGCGCGCGGCCTGCTGCGCTCCCGGGCCGGCCGCGCCCTGAAGGCACTGCGCGACAGCGAGACCGCCGCCGCCGTCATGGGCATACCGGTGGCCCGGTACCGGGCCGGGGCGTTCGTCATGTCCTCCATGTACGCGGGCCTGGCCGGCGCCCTGCTGGCACTCGCCTTCCGCCGGGTCGTCCCGGACTACTTCGGGCCCGCCCTGTCCGTCGACTACCTCGCGATGATCGTCGTCGGCGGCCTCGGCTCGGTGGCCGGCGCCACCGCCGGCGCGGTCCTCGTCACCGCGCTGCCCCTGCTGATGACCCGGTACGCCGACCGGCTCCCGCTCGTCGCCACGCCCGGCTCGGCCGACGGCGGCCTCGGCCCCACCGAGGCCTCCCGCTACCTCTACGGCGCCGCCATCGTCCTCATCCTGCTCTTCGCCCCCGACGGCCTGAGCGGACTCCCGCGCCGGCTGCGCGCCCGGGTCCGGAGCCGGCACCGCCCGGCCGCAGGCCCCACGTCCACCGCGACCGCCGTACGAACCAAGGAGCCCACCCCGTGA